The following coding sequences lie in one Arachis ipaensis cultivar K30076 chromosome B05, Araip1.1, whole genome shotgun sequence genomic window:
- the LOC107643085 gene encoding phosphoglycerate mutase-like protein AT74H yields the protein MGALPLQLATRIECCHGHHHIKGTNGNNNDSQRFPEKNPVRSVECIPPRPKRIILVRHGESQGNVDESVYARVADPKIGLTSKGKAQSEECGRRINDIIQKDGDHNWQLYFYVSPYRRTLETLQSLARPFPRHRIAGFREEPRLREQDFGNFQNREKMRVEKAMRQLYGRFFYRFPNGESAADVYDRITGFRETLRADINIGRFQPPAERHVDMSLVIVSHGLTIRVFLMRWFKWTVAQFEGLHNLNNGNMLVMERGYGGRYSLLMHHDEEELRRFGLTDEMLIDQEWHKYARPADLNYDCPMVNSFFPHLNAEETCNTGEQLSR from the exons ATGGGTGCGTTGCCTTTGCAACTTGCAACAAGAATCGAGTGCTGCCATGGCCATCACCATATAAAAGGAACAAACGGCAATAATAATGACTCCCAAAGATTCCCAGAGAAGAATCCTGTGAGGAGCGTGGAGTGTATTCCTCCGCGGCCAAAGAGAATAATATTAGTTCGGCACGGTGAGAGCCAAGGGAACGTGGACGAGAGCGTGTACGCGAGGGTAGCTGATCCCAAGATTGGACTCACGAGCAAAGGCAAGGCTCAATCGGAGGAATGCGGCCGCCGCATCAACGACATCATCCAGAAAGACGGTGACCACAACTGGCAACTCTACTTCTACGTCTCACCTTATCGGAGGACCCTTGAAACCCTCCAGAGCCTCGCTCGCCCCTTCCCACGCCACAGAATCGCTGGCTTCAGAGAAGAGCCACGCCTCCGAGAACAAGATTTTGGCAATTTCCAGAACAGAGAGAAGATGAGAGTGGAGAAAGCAATGCGCCAGCTCTATGGTCGTTTCTTTTACCGCTTCCCTAATGGAGAATCTGCTGCAGATGTGTATGATAGAATCACGGGATTCAGAGAAACCCTTAGAGCAGATATTAACATAGGGCGCTTTCAGCCACCTGCGGAACGCCACGTGGACATGAGCTTGGTCATCGTTTCCCACGGTCTAACCATTCGAGTATTTCTTATGAGGTGGTTCAAGTGGACCGTTGCCCAGTTCGAAGGCCTCCATAATTTGAACAATGGTAATATGCTTGTCATGGAAAGAGGTTATGGTGGAAG GTATAGCTTACTGATGCATCACGATGAGGAAGAGCTAAGACGATTTGGATTGACAGATGAGATGCTCATTGATCAGGAGTG GCATAAATATGCAAGGCCTGCTGATCTCAATTACGATTGTCCAATGGTGAATTCCTTCTTTCCCCATCTCAACGCAGAAGAAACATGCAACACTGGTGAGCAACTAAGTAGATAA